One region of Leptotrichia trevisanii DSM 22070 genomic DNA includes:
- a CDS encoding aldose 1-epimerase family protein produces the protein MESTVRTLKCGSVEIAVADRGAELRSYKVDGEEFMWDRNPEIWAASSPVLFPFVGSIKNGVYNYKGKDYEITTRHGFARTEDFDFVEKTENSLKFRFSSNSETLKKYPFEFDLFLTYTVNDGILEIGYDVVNKNNSEMYFSLGTHPAFALNVNDGLKLDDYYLEFEKNETSQKYKLTNNGLVFDEKVDYLNNTNKIQITENVFDDDAIVFEGLKSEKVTIKNNKNSKELSVEYKGFPYIAFWSKPKAPYVCIEPWYGISDFESASGKLEEKIGILKLKDGEEFFAKLVVEGKK, from the coding sequence ATGGAAAGTACAGTAAGAACTTTAAAATGTGGAAGTGTTGAAATCGCAGTTGCTGATAGAGGGGCTGAATTGAGAAGTTACAAGGTAGATGGAGAAGAATTTATGTGGGATAGAAATCCTGAAATCTGGGCTGCCAGCTCACCTGTGTTGTTTCCGTTTGTAGGTAGCATAAAAAATGGAGTATACAATTATAAAGGGAAAGACTATGAAATCACTACACGACATGGATTTGCAAGAACAGAAGATTTTGATTTTGTTGAAAAAACTGAAAATTCTTTGAAATTTAGATTTTCTTCAAATAGTGAAACTTTAAAAAAATATCCGTTTGAATTTGATTTGTTTTTAACTTATACAGTTAATGACGGTATCTTGGAAATTGGATATGATGTTGTAAATAAAAATAATTCTGAGATGTATTTTTCACTAGGAACACATCCTGCATTTGCACTTAATGTGAACGATGGTCTAAAATTAGATGACTATTACTTGGAATTTGAAAAAAATGAAACTTCGCAAAAATATAAACTTACTAATAATGGGCTAGTTTTTGATGAAAAAGTTGATTATTTGAATAATACTAACAAGATTCAAATTACTGAAAATGTATTTGATGATGATGCAATAGTATTTGAAGGTTTAAAATCAGAAAAAGTTACAATAAAAAATAATAAAAATTCTAAAGAATTAAGCGTTGAATATAAAGGATTCCCGTATATTGCATTTTGGAGTAAGCCAAAAGCTCCTTATGTGTGTATAGAGCCTTGGTATGGAATTTCTGACTTTGAAAGTGCGAGCGGGAAATTGGAAGAAAAAATTGGAATTTTGAAATTGAAAGATGGAGAGGAATTTTTTGCAAAATTAGTTGTTGAAGGGAAAAAATAA
- a CDS encoding type II toxin-antitoxin system PemK/MazF family toxin, with translation MVKQGDIIKINFNPQMGHEQAGYRPAVIVSNGTFNRVTNLVLVCPITDSIDKFPLHIKLDNRTATTGIILCEHLKSLDINKRSYKIIEKLPEDILEKVVDIIFSEIEIE, from the coding sequence ATGGTAAAACAAGGGGATATAATAAAGATAAATTTTAATCCGCAGATGGGACATGAACAAGCTGGATATCGTCCTGCGGTTATAGTAAGTAATGGTACTTTCAATAGGGTAACAAATTTAGTTTTAGTTTGTCCAATTACAGATTCAATAGACAAATTTCCGCTTCATATAAAATTAGACAATCGGACTGCTACGACGGGCATAATTTTATGTGAACACCTTAAATCTTTGGATATTAATAAAAGAAGTTATAAAATTATTGAAAAATTACCAGAGGATATTTTAGAAAAAGTCGTAGACATTATTTTTTCAGAAATAGAAATTGAATAA
- a CDS encoding AbrB/MazE/SpoVT family DNA-binding domain-containing protein, with protein MAEVLKIQKWGNSQGIRLPKKILEILDLKVNDTILIEEGDNCLKLKKIKKEKRKTIKELFANYNEDYEKQEIDWGEPVGKEVW; from the coding sequence ATGGCAGAGGTTTTAAAAATACAAAAATGGGGAAACAGTCAGGGAATAAGACTTCCTAAAAAAATATTGGAAATACTTGATTTAAAAGTAAATGATACTATTTTGATAGAAGAGGGAGATAATTGCCTTAAATTAAAAAAAATAAAAAAAGAAAAAAGAAAGACAATAAAGGAATTGTTTGCAAATTATAATGAGGATTATGAAAAACAGGAAATAGATTGGGGAGAACCAGTAGGTAAAGAGGTATGGTAA
- the dnaK gene encoding molecular chaperone DnaK produces MSKIIGIDLGTTNSCVAVMEGGNFSIIPNSDGGRTTPSVVNIKDNGEIIVGEIAKRQAITNPDSTVISIKTHMGENYKVDIEGKSYTPQEISAMILKKLKKDAEAYLGESVTEAVITVPAYFTDAQRQATKDAGEIAGLKVQRIINEPTAAALSYGLDKKKEEKVLVFDLGGGTFDVSVLEIGDGVVEVISTSGNNHLGGDNFDQKIIDWLADEFKKETGIDLRNDKMAIQRLKDAAEDAKKKLSTTLETQISLPFITMDATGPKHLEKKLTRAAFDELTKDLVEATKGPVKQALEDADLSPNEIDEVLLVGGSTRIPAVQEWVKSFLGKEPNKSINPDEVVAAGAAIQGGVLMGDVKDVLLLDVTPLSLGIETLGGVFTKIIERNTTVPVKKSQVFSTAADNQPAVSINVLQGERAKAADNHKLGEFNLEGIPAAPRGIPQIEVTFDIDANGIVHVSAKDLGTGKENTVTISGSSNLSKDDIEKMKRDAEANEAEDAKFKELVEARNQADQLVISTEKTIKENEDKLQGTEKEDIEKAIEELKKVKDGDDLDAIRKGIEDLSKAAQGFATRMYQEAAQAHQAQGGEAAGENNNSGADDVEDAEVVD; encoded by the coding sequence ATGAGTAAAATAATAGGAATAGATTTAGGGACAACAAACAGCTGCGTGGCAGTTATGGAAGGTGGAAACTTTTCGATTATACCAAATTCTGATGGTGGGAGAACTACTCCGTCAGTTGTAAATATTAAAGATAATGGGGAAATTATTGTAGGGGAAATTGCAAAAAGACAGGCTATTACAAATCCTGATTCAACTGTAATTTCGATTAAAACTCACATGGGTGAAAATTACAAAGTGGATATTGAAGGAAAAAGTTATACTCCACAAGAAATTTCAGCAATGATTTTGAAAAAATTGAAAAAGGATGCTGAAGCATATTTAGGAGAAAGTGTTACAGAAGCTGTAATTACGGTGCCTGCATACTTCACAGATGCACAAAGACAAGCTACAAAGGATGCTGGAGAAATTGCTGGACTTAAAGTTCAAAGAATTATAAATGAGCCAACAGCGGCTGCATTATCTTATGGATTAGACAAGAAAAAAGAAGAAAAAGTATTAGTATTTGACTTGGGTGGAGGTACATTTGACGTATCTGTGCTTGAAATTGGAGATGGAGTTGTGGAAGTTATTTCGACTTCTGGAAATAACCACTTAGGTGGAGATAATTTCGATCAAAAAATTATTGACTGGTTAGCTGACGAATTTAAAAAAGAAACTGGAATTGACTTGAGAAATGATAAGATGGCAATCCAAAGATTGAAAGATGCGGCAGAAGATGCTAAGAAAAAATTATCAACAACATTAGAAACTCAAATTTCATTACCATTTATCACAATGGACGCAACAGGGCCTAAACATTTGGAGAAAAAATTGACTCGTGCAGCATTTGATGAATTGACAAAAGACTTGGTAGAAGCAACTAAAGGGCCAGTAAAACAAGCGTTGGAAGATGCTGATTTAAGTCCTAACGAAATTGATGAAGTATTGCTAGTTGGAGGTTCTACAAGAATTCCGGCGGTTCAAGAATGGGTAAAATCTTTCCTAGGAAAAGAACCTAACAAATCAATCAACCCTGATGAAGTAGTTGCGGCAGGAGCAGCAATTCAAGGTGGAGTGTTAATGGGAGACGTTAAAGACGTATTGTTATTAGACGTAACTCCATTATCATTAGGAATTGAAACTTTAGGTGGGGTATTCACTAAAATAATTGAAAGAAATACAACTGTACCAGTTAAAAAATCACAAGTGTTCTCAACAGCGGCTGATAACCAACCAGCAGTATCAATCAACGTATTGCAAGGGGAAAGAGCAAAAGCTGCAGACAACCACAAATTAGGAGAATTTAACTTGGAAGGAATCCCAGCAGCACCAAGAGGAATCCCTCAAATCGAAGTAACATTCGACATTGACGCAAACGGAATTGTACACGTTTCAGCGAAAGACTTAGGAACTGGAAAAGAAAATACAGTAACAATTTCTGGAAGTTCTAACTTGTCTAAAGACGACATTGAAAAAATGAAACGTGACGCAGAAGCAAACGAAGCAGAAGATGCTAAATTTAAAGAATTAGTAGAAGCTAGAAACCAAGCAGATCAATTGGTAATTTCTACTGAAAAAACTATAAAAGAAAACGAAGATAAACTTCAAGGAACTGAAAAAGAAGACATCGAAAAAGCAATCGAAGAGTTGAAAAAAGTAAAAGACGGAGATGACTTGGACGCAATCAGAAAAGGAATTGAAGACTTATCAAAAGCAGCACAAGGTTTCGCAACAAGAATGTACCAAGAAGCAGCTCAAGCTCACCAAGCACAAGGTGGAGAAGCAGCTGGAGAAAATAATAATTCTGGTGCTGACGATGTGGAAGATGCGGAAGTTGTGGATTAA